The Arachis ipaensis cultivar K30076 chromosome B03, Araip1.1, whole genome shotgun sequence region CAGGGTTGAATAAAAGGTTGCAAGAAGCAAATGGAGCATGGGTTGAGGAGTTCCctcaagtactatgggcttatcGGACTACACCTCAGTTTGTCACAggggaaacacccttccgacttgcttatggcatagaagccatgatactAGTTGAAATCAACGAGCAAAGTCCAAGGGTAAGCTTCTAC contains the following coding sequences:
- the LOC107633833 gene encoding uncharacterized protein LOC107633833, with protein sequence MKIKHQFTSVEHPQENGQGEAANKVILAGLNKRLQEANGAWVEEFPQVLWAYRTTPQFVTGETPFRLAYGIEAMILVEINEQSPRVSFYDEVGNIQGHKEELELLPEVRE